One genomic segment of Tripterygium wilfordii isolate XIE 37 chromosome 9, ASM1340144v1, whole genome shotgun sequence includes these proteins:
- the LOC120005011 gene encoding probable serine/threonine-protein kinase PBL7 isoform X2 — protein sequence MKPAFGICLCHLLLLDKVKLNLAGDVKEASLKEGFTDGGSESSDHIAAHAFTFRELAAATKNFRADCLLGEGGFGRVYKGRLESTHQVAAVKQLDRNGLQGNREFLVEVLMLSLLHHPNLVNLIGYCADGDQRLLVYEYMPLGSLEDHLHDLPPDRKRLDWNTRMKIAAGAAKGLEYLHDKANPPVIYRDLKCSNILLSDDYHPKLSDFGLAKLGPVGDNTHVSTRVMGTYGYCAPEYAMTGQLTLRSDVYSFGVVLLEIITGRRAIEHSRGAAEHNMVAWARPLFNDRRKFSLMPDPLLQGQYPMRGLYQALAVDAMCVQEEPTMRPLIADVVTALSYLASQKYNPETQPVQNSHSGSSTPRSRRER from the exons ATGAAACCTGCTTTTGGCATTTGCTTATGTCATTTACTGTTGTTAG ACAAAGTGAAGTTAAACTTAGCTGGTGATGTAAAGGAGGCATCTTTAAAGGAGGGCTTCACAGATGGAGGTTCTGAATCTTCTGATCACATTGCAGCACATgcattcacgtttcgtgaattgGCTGCTGCAACAAAGAATTTCCGGGCAGATTGTCTTTTGGGAGAAGGAGGATTTGGCCGAGTATATAAAGGGCGGCTGGAGAGTACTCATCAG GTTGCTGCCGTCAAGCAACTTGACCGCAACGGGCTTCAAGGAAACAGAGAATTCCTTGTTGAAGTTTTGATGTTGAGCCTCCTTCATCATCCTAATCTTGTAAACTTAATAGGTTACTGTGCTGATGGGGATCAGAGATTATTGGTCTATGAATACATGCCACTTGGATCATTGGAAGACCATCTACATG ACTTGCCACCTGATAGGAAACGACTTGACTGGAATACAAGAATGAAGATAGCTGCTGGTGCTGCAAAGGGATTGGAGTATTTGCATGACAAAGCTAACCCTCCAGTTATATATCGTGATTTGAAATGCTCCAATATTTTACTTAGTGACGACTACCATCCTAAACTGTCTGATTTTGGCCTGGCCAAATTGGGTCCAGTAGGGGATAACACCCATGTATCAACTAGAGTGATGGGAACCTATGGATATTGTGCTCCTGAATATGCAATGACAGGTCAGCTTACACTGAGATCGGATGTTTATAGCTTTGGGGTTGTCCTCCTTGAGATTATCACTGGCAGAAGAGCTATAGAGCATTCAAGAGGTGCTGCAGAGCATAATATGGTTGCATGG GCACGGCCTTTGTTTAATGATCGGAGGAAATTCTCATTGATGCCTGACCCTCTTCTCCAAGGCCAATATCCTATGAGGGGGTTATACCAAGCTCTTGCTGTTGACGCAATGTGTGTTCAAGAAGAGCCTACTATGAGACCTCTTATAGCTGATGTTGTAACTGCTCTTTCTTACCTTGCTTCCCAGAAATATAATCCAGAAACCCAGCCAGTCCAGAATTCTCACTCAGGCTCTTCCACTCCTAGATCCCGAAGAGAACGGTGA
- the LOC120004892 gene encoding probable adenylate kinase 6, chloroplastic, with protein sequence MAVISRILRFRPITSCYYSVSRTFSSVVRSETDLTAASLLAQNKPLSLRREPRGESVQWVFLGCPGVGKGTYASRLSNLLHVPHIATGDLVREELSSSGPLASQLADIVNQGKLVSDEIIINLLSRRLEAGEAKGESGFILDGFPRTIRQAEILEGVTNIDLVINLKLREEALLAKCLGRRICSECGGNYNVACIDIKDGNGSPGMYMAPLLPPPHCASKLITRSDDTEVVVKERLRIYNEMSQPVEEFYRIRGKLLEFELPGGIPESWPKLLQALNLEDHEDKRSAAA encoded by the exons ATGGCGGTCATCAGCCGCATTTTACGGTTCAGGCCGATCACATCTTGCTATTATTCCGTTTCTCGAACCTTCTCCTCTGTTGTAAGATCCGAAACTGACCTCACGGCGGCTTCTCTGCTCGCCCAGAATAAGCCTTTGTCGCTACGACGAGAACCTAGGGGCGAGAGTGTTCAGTGGGTTTTCCTTGGCTGTCCCGGCGTTGGCAAAGGAACCTACGCCTCTCGGCTCTCCAATCTTCTACATGTTCCTCATATTGCTACCGGCGATCTCGTCCGTGAGGAGCTTTCTTCCTCGGGACCCCTCGCCTCTCAG CTTGCAGATATTGTTAACCAAGGGAAATTGGTATCTGATgaaattataataaatttaCTGTCTAGGCGTCTTGAAGCTGGTGAAGCAAAGGGTGAATCGGGATTTATCCTTGATGGTTTCCCTCGGACCATAAGACAAGCT GAAATATTAGAGGGAGTTACGAACATTGACTTAGTGATTAATTTAAAGCTTCGGGAAGAAGCATTGCTTGCAAAATGCCTTGGAAGACGGATTTGTAGTGAGTGTGGAGGAAACTATAATGTTGCGTGTATTGACATTAAGGATGGGAATGGGAGCCCTGGTATGTATATGGCGCCACTTCTCCCCCCTCCACATTGTGCATCAAAGCTTATCACACGGTCTGATGATACCGAAGTTGTTGTCAAGGAACGTCTCCGTATATACAATGAGATG AGTCAACCTGTGGAGGAGTTCTACCGCATTCGTGGGAAGTTGCTAGAGTTTGAGCTTCCTGGAGGAATCCCAGAATCATGGCCGAAGCTACTTCAGGCTCTGAATCTTGAAGACCATGAGGACAAACGGTCTGCAGCAGCATGA
- the LOC120005012 gene encoding LOW QUALITY PROTEIN: GTPase-activating protein gyp3 (The sequence of the model RefSeq protein was modified relative to this genomic sequence to represent the inferred CDS: inserted 1 base in 1 codon), whose product MKDPAVLNPIYPLSTLENKRDAYGFAVRPQHVQRYREYANIYKEEEEERSDRWKTFLECQAESAQLPVNGLSSKIENKPFHTESVGEEAVDNLVKDAERDSLSSKESDTDLYPKNGSEEVSQANAVKKTHKVQLWTEIRPSLRAIEDMMSIRVKKKGILSKGEHGTGGVKPLSTFEDARSARGASEEDSEDEFYDVERSDPIQDAASNDNLSTSASAVTAADAVPLESLFPWKEELDVLVRGGVPMALRGELWQAFVGVKARRVEKYYHDLLTLGADSLTKTEQPTSQLEVDNKSSATDSACVPEKWKGQIEKDLPRTFPGHPALDDDGRNALRRLLTAYARHNPSVGYCQAMNFFAGLLLLLMPEENAFWALMGIIDDYFDGYYSEKMIEHQVDQLVFEDLVRERFPKLVNHLDYLGVQVGWVTGPWFLSIFTNKLPWESVLRVWDVLLFEGNRVILFRTALALMELYGPALVTTKDAGDAVTLLQSLAGSTFDSSQLVLTACMGYQNVTETRLTELREKHRPSIIAAMEERSKVLQAGRNSQGLVSKXYNLKHDPNSVLVETNKGDGLIDADTNGDLSRSESGSTNTEVLLMSLTGNGEMDSVPDIQDQVLWLKDELCKLLEEKRSAELRAEELEMALMEMVTQDNRRELSARVEQLEQEITELRRALADKQEQENAMLQVLMRVEHEQKVTEDARRFAEDDAAAQRRAVQVLENKYEEALASLAEMEKRAVMAESMLEATLQYQSGQLKAQPSPRSSHSSQLDSNQDVMQDPPARKISLLARPFGLGWRDRNKGNPTKVDEPNNNSSSNEQQSPRVEQKDGNGLPVEDKE is encoded by the exons ATGAAAGATCCAGCTGTGCTCAACCCCATATACCCTCTCTCCACATTAGAGAACAAGAG GGACGCATATGGTTTTGCAGTGAGACCTCAACACGTGCAAAGGTACAGAGAATATGCTAACATCTACAAG gaggaagaggaagaaagatCAGATAGGTGGAAGACTTTCTTGGAGTGTCAAGCAGAGTCTGCACAATTGCCTGTAAATGGGTTATCTTCAAAGATAGAAAACAAGCCATTCCATACTGAATCTGTGGGGGAAGAGGCAGTTGATAACTTGGTAAAGGATGCTGAGAGAGACAGTTTAAGTAGTAAGGAGAGTGATACTGATTTATACCCTAAAAATGGTTCAGAGGAGGTGTCACAGGCCAATGCAGTGAAAAAAACTCACAAGGTACAGTTATGGACTGAGATTAGACCATCACTTCGGGCCATTGAAGATATGATGAGCATTCGTGTGAAGAAGAAGGGAATTTTATCAAAAGGCGAGCATGGTACTGGTGGAGTAAAACCGCTCTCTACTTTTGAAGATGCTAGATCTGCAAGAGGAGCATCTGAGGAGGACTCTGAGGATGAGTTTTATGATGTGGAGAGGTCAGATCCAATTCAAGATGCTGCTTCAAATGACAATTTAAGTACTTCTGCTTCAGCTGTCACTGCGGCTGATGCAGTCCCCTTGGAATCTTTGTTTCCTTGGAAAGAAGAGTTGGATGTTCTTGTTCGTGGAGGAGTGCCCATGGCTCTTAGGGGGGAG CTTTGGCAGGCCTTCGTTGGTGTGAAGGCTCGCCGAGTTGAGAAGTATTACCATGATCTTCTCACTCTGGGAGCTGATTCCCTTACTAAAACCGAGCAACCTACGTCGCAGTTGGAAGTTGATAATAAGAGTTCAGCTACAGACTCTGCATGTGTGCCCGAGAAATGGAAAGGGCAGATTGAgaag gaCTTGCCTCGGACCTTCCCAGGTCATCCCGCTTTGGATGATGATGGTAGGAATGCCCTGAGGCGGTTACTTACTGCCTATGCTAGACATAATCCCTCAGTTGGGTACTGTCAG GCTATGAATTTCTTTGCTGGCTTGTTACTACTGCTGATGCCTGAAGAAAACGCCTTTTG GGCATTGATGGGCATTATTGATGACTACTTTGATGGCTACTACTCAGAAAAGATGATAGAACATCAG GTTGACCAGCTTGTTTTTGAGGATTTGGTGCGCGAGAGATTTCCTAAATTGG TCAATCATCTGGATTACCTGGGAGTACAAGTGGGATGGGTTACTGGACCGTGGTTCCTTTCCATATTTACGAACAAACTTCCATGGGAAAGTG TTCTTCGAGTCTGGGATGTACTTCTATTTGAAGGAAACCGTGTCATTCTATTTAGAACAGCTCTTGCGTTGATGGAGTTATATG GTCCTGCATTGGTAACGACGAAGGATGCTGGAGATGCAGTTACTTTGTTACAGTCTTTGGCCGGCTCAACCTTTGACAGCAGTCAGCTTGTGTTGACTGCTTGTATGGGTTACCAAAATGTTACTGAGACCAGATTAACAGAGTTGAGAGAGAAACATCGGCCATCAATTATAGCTGCTATGGAGGAGAGATCAAAGGTGCTTCAAGCTGGTAGGAATTCTCAAGGTTTGGTATCCA TGTATAATCTTAAGCATGATCCTAATTCAGTGCTTGTTGAAACAAATAAAGGTGATGGATTGATTGATGCAGACACAAATGGTGATTTATCTCGGTCAGAGTCAGGATCCACTAACACAGAGGTTCTTCTTATGAGCCTGACAGGCAATGGGGAAATGGACTCTGTCCCAGATATTCAAGATCAG GTGTTGTGGTTAAAGGATGAGTTGTGCAAGTTGCTGGAGGAGAAGAGATCTGCTGAACTCAG AGCTGAGGAGCTGGAGATGGCTTTGATGGAGATGGTGACACAGGATAATCGACGGGAACTGAGTGCTCGG GTTGAGCAGTTAGAGCAAGAAATTACTGAACTTCGAAGGGCCCTTGCTGATAAGCAGGAGCAAGAGAATGCTATGCTTCAG GTCTTAATGCGGGTAGAGCATGAGCAGAAGGTTACAGAAGATGCTCGCAGATTTGCTGAGGACGACGCAGCAGCTCAAAGACGTGCTGTTCAAGTGCTTGag AATAAATATGAAGAGGCCCTTGCTTCACTTGCTGAAATGGAGAAAAGAGCAGTTATGGCAGAATCGATGTTGGAAGCTACATTGCAATATCAATCTGGCCAACTTAAAGCACAACCATCTCCGCG ATCTTCGCATTCTTCCCAACTAGACAGCAATCAAGATGTCATGCAAGACCCTCCTGCAAGAAAAATTAGCTTGCTAGCTCGACCATTTGGACTTGGCTGGCGTGATAGAAACAAG GGTAATCCCACCAAGGTAGACGAGCCAAACAACAACAGCTCCTCTAATGAGCAACAGAGTCCTAGAGTTGAGCAAAAAGATGGTAATGGCCTTCCAGTAGAAGATAAAGAGTAG
- the LOC120005011 gene encoding probable serine/threonine-protein kinase PBL7 isoform X1, whose protein sequence is MGCFPCSGKSSKNLHKKHNDRPKDRIASTTSDKVKLNLAGDVKEASLKEGFTDGGSESSDHIAAHAFTFRELAAATKNFRADCLLGEGGFGRVYKGRLESTHQVAAVKQLDRNGLQGNREFLVEVLMLSLLHHPNLVNLIGYCADGDQRLLVYEYMPLGSLEDHLHDLPPDRKRLDWNTRMKIAAGAAKGLEYLHDKANPPVIYRDLKCSNILLSDDYHPKLSDFGLAKLGPVGDNTHVSTRVMGTYGYCAPEYAMTGQLTLRSDVYSFGVVLLEIITGRRAIEHSRGAAEHNMVAWARPLFNDRRKFSLMPDPLLQGQYPMRGLYQALAVDAMCVQEEPTMRPLIADVVTALSYLASQKYNPETQPVQNSHSGSSTPRSRRER, encoded by the exons ATGGGTTGCTTTCCTTGTTCTGGAAAATCGAGCAAAAATCTCCACAAAAAGCACAACGACAGACCTAAGGATCGGATCGCATCAACCACTTCAG ACAAAGTGAAGTTAAACTTAGCTGGTGATGTAAAGGAGGCATCTTTAAAGGAGGGCTTCACAGATGGAGGTTCTGAATCTTCTGATCACATTGCAGCACATgcattcacgtttcgtgaattgGCTGCTGCAACAAAGAATTTCCGGGCAGATTGTCTTTTGGGAGAAGGAGGATTTGGCCGAGTATATAAAGGGCGGCTGGAGAGTACTCATCAG GTTGCTGCCGTCAAGCAACTTGACCGCAACGGGCTTCAAGGAAACAGAGAATTCCTTGTTGAAGTTTTGATGTTGAGCCTCCTTCATCATCCTAATCTTGTAAACTTAATAGGTTACTGTGCTGATGGGGATCAGAGATTATTGGTCTATGAATACATGCCACTTGGATCATTGGAAGACCATCTACATG ACTTGCCACCTGATAGGAAACGACTTGACTGGAATACAAGAATGAAGATAGCTGCTGGTGCTGCAAAGGGATTGGAGTATTTGCATGACAAAGCTAACCCTCCAGTTATATATCGTGATTTGAAATGCTCCAATATTTTACTTAGTGACGACTACCATCCTAAACTGTCTGATTTTGGCCTGGCCAAATTGGGTCCAGTAGGGGATAACACCCATGTATCAACTAGAGTGATGGGAACCTATGGATATTGTGCTCCTGAATATGCAATGACAGGTCAGCTTACACTGAGATCGGATGTTTATAGCTTTGGGGTTGTCCTCCTTGAGATTATCACTGGCAGAAGAGCTATAGAGCATTCAAGAGGTGCTGCAGAGCATAATATGGTTGCATGG GCACGGCCTTTGTTTAATGATCGGAGGAAATTCTCATTGATGCCTGACCCTCTTCTCCAAGGCCAATATCCTATGAGGGGGTTATACCAAGCTCTTGCTGTTGACGCAATGTGTGTTCAAGAAGAGCCTACTATGAGACCTCTTATAGCTGATGTTGTAACTGCTCTTTCTTACCTTGCTTCCCAGAAATATAATCCAGAAACCCAGCCAGTCCAGAATTCTCACTCAGGCTCTTCCACTCCTAGATCCCGAAGAGAACGGTGA
- the LOC120004893 gene encoding protein TONNEAU 1a-like, translated as MDDYTREMMDLKTLVTRTLEKKGVLAKIRAELRASVFEAIEEEDRVVEKEEALPPALLGSCNDRAKQLHASPSGRLLTALICEYMDWGQLNHTLKVYQPECNLPKDFWKAELKEFSSNNGYDLNRNGDSGPLLLDVLEGFLKFENLTQTWGTGRSESVSNLESRNIRRPSSSSVAGGLPSLGRPTSSSQASDRRAGSSVSGYRKDEYNWKYDSDELPEDVVRASAALENLQLDRKARSLTSSWRRARDGAS; from the exons ATGGACGATTACACGAGGGAGATGATGGACCTCAAGACTCTTGTCACGCGAACTCTAGAGAAGAAAGGCGTGCTCGCTAAGATCCGG GCTGAACTGAGGGCAAGTGTGTTTGAGGCAATTGAAGAGGAAGACCGTGTAGTTGAAAAGGAAGAGGCTTTACCTCCTGCCTTGTTGGGTAGCTGCAATGATCGTGCAAAGCAACTGCATGCTTCTCCCTCAG GGAGATTGCTTACTGCATTAATATGTGAATACATGGACTGGGGTCAGCTAAATCACACATTAAAAGTCTATCAGCCTGAGTGTAATTTG CCAAAAGATTTTTGGAAAGCTGAGTTGAAGGAATTCAGCAGCAATAATGGATATGATCTTAACAGAAATGGAGACAGTGGCCCACTTCTTTTGGATGTTTTGGAAgggtttttgaaatttgag AATTTAACTCAGACATGGGGTACGGGAAGGTCTGAGTCTGTTTCTAATTTAGAATCCCGGAATATTCGAaggccatcatcatcatctgttGCTGGAGGATTACCTTCTTTAGGAAG GCCGACTTCCTCTTCCCAGGCATCTG ATAGGAGAGCAGGATCCTCCGTGTCTGGTTACAGGAAAGATGAATACAATTGGAAATATGATAGCGATGAGCTCCCGGAGGATGTGGTTCGAGCTTCAGCTGCCCTGGAAAACCTTCAGCTGGACAGGAAAGCTCGGAGTCTAACTTCGTCATGGCG GCGTGCCAGAGATGGAGCTAGCTGA